aaatttaaaaaaattaaaataattcttaaaacattaaaataatttttaaattattaaattcctttaaaatttaatttcttgtacctaattttgatttttttttaaacatttttctatcaaacttttttaaatattttatatatatttttttttcatatttttacaatttcagaCAGAAAATATTACGatcaaaattcacttttttcctttaaatccTTTGAATTATGTCTAAAAACGTTTGAGACAAGCCcctttatatcaaaaatttaaaaacattcgagattttcaactttaaattgtttaatcaaatatttttcttcatctaCGTGAAGATTTTGTGAAATGTTCAAACAACTTAACGAACCATATGCTTCGTCTCatcaacttttttctcaacctttttaatttatttcacataaaaaactaaaaagaagaaataattaattgtgaGCAAAGCCGAGGAAAAGCATATCTAGAtcattaatttcacaaaatttcacaCGAAAAACTAAACGAGGCCTATcaacagttaaaaaataagaaattattcacaaaaaatacatcaaaaagGAAGAGAAAAGTATCAAATATACCTCAAGTGAACTTTAAATGAGCCgaattatctctttttttttaacaaagtcGCAAATGTTGTCTCTCACacgattttttatgatgaaagaAAGGCAAATTTGATATTCTTGTGTCGGTTGTAGCGCGAGTCGTTTTGCTCAATTTCAAATGTTAAATTGAGTGAGAACAGATGTTGTTGTGTGGCATCATTTTGTTCCTGATCCTGCGATCGTTGAATGACGATTGTGTGACGTTGATGCCCAAGGAGAAcgaattaactaaaaataaacaaacaaaaatttttttgataaaaaaaaataatttttaaatgttactcCTTCATATTCCGTGTCAGAAGGCATTGAAAAGACCTCGAATGGTTCAGGAGTACTTGTTCTTCGACGAAATTGCTGTTCAACGAAACGCATGTGATCATATCTCTCAATTGCTGTGCGCTCAATTTCTTGTAATAATGCAGAATTTGGAAGAATTACACGATTAAAGTCTTCTCGATCCAAcctaaaattcagaaaaaattaattttttgttttttttttcaatttcagacTTACCGATAAAGTTCACAAGTCTCCAAGGCGACACAAGTTATTGTTCTTCGTTCATTTTCCAACACGAGAGTCGCTGCTCCAAAGAATGATCCATCAGAAACGTGTCCCAATTCGATCCCCGATGGCGATAACAGTACCAAAGTACCCGAAGCTATGAAATACATCGCATCTCCAACTTCTCCGCACGAAGCAATGACTTCTCCTTCCAAAACGACTTCCCGATGCAAACAAGAAACGATCGTCTGAAAGACAGTCGAAGGTAAATTCgctaaaaatgaaactttttccgTCAAAACTCTCGTATTGTGCATCAAAATATCCTGTTTCAGTTGTTCCGACACACAACTTTCGACTTTTTCTTCAGGGAAATATGAGCCTCGATaatgaaaatcgtaaaattttctaaatttctcgTGAATTTTCGTTGGCAGCTTCTTATGTCGCACATATTTGTGAATTTGGTTCATTATTTCTTCGTATTTGTAACGATGGTATTGCATACATTTCAGTTTCACAAGCAACTTGACGAACAACACGCATCGCGTGAAACATCCAAAAACCATCATGAACGTGAGAAATGCTTTGTCAAAGACGTTTCTTGGTTGAAAATCCATAAATCCAGTTCCGAATAACGTACTGATGGCGCGATATTTGCATACAATGAACTGCGACAGGAGAGTTCGATCTCGAAAGTTTTTGTCTTCATACCAAAAATTTTGCGgttcaaagttgaaaaatttaatggcgATGATTCCCGGAAGCAGTTGTAAGCCgacaaattgatgaaaaacggtaaaagttgaaacaaaaaataaaatcatgtcGGATTTGTTGTCGTTCACGTTGATGTATTCCAAAAAACGGcgcaaataattttgatagtCGTATATgcgaaaaagtttcaaaagtgCCATGAAACGAAAAGTTGTTTGAAGGAGATCATTGCTGTCGGGGGTGTCACAAAAACGGATGATGAGGAAAGGGATTGTCGATAgaacgtcaaaaattaaagttcctTTCAGGTAAAGAAGGAAGCATCGACCAAGATGAAGTTCgatctaaagaaaaaaattaaatttaaaaaaaaatattaaattttctaaaaaaaaatttgttaattaattttttaatcaaatataaaaattaaattttaatttttataaatttatttttttttatttttttaaaaatttttttaatatttttaaatatttttaaaattttttaatatattttttttttaaatatttttttttttaaatatttttttaattttttttttaaatattttttttaaaactttttttaaaaatattttttttttagattttttacctTCGACACATTTTCATCCTCTTTGACAGTGCCTTGAAATAGCCTGAAGACAATATCCATCAAATAAAAGCAGTTTGTgacaaataaaatgttcaaatcaTCAATTGACGAGCGATAATACTTCAAATAGTCGAAAAACATAAATGGCAACCGAAAATACGCTATTGTCAACACGATAATCATAAAAGAGTCCCAAATCAGCGTCAAACTCGAGAACGGATGAATTGTCATCCAAAACTGCGTTACATGTCGTTTCTTTTCCTCACGGATGAGAgcctataaaaaaagttaaaaaacaaaaaaaaattcaaaattaaaattttctcaccttGCTCTTCAAATAATGCTGCGTAACACCCAAATTCGGATTTaccgaataaatttttataaaattcctcCTTAAACGACTGTAACGCAGCTCAAAATTATCGTCTCGAGTCCTCGTTAACTCacatttgtggaaaaattgaTCGTCACGTAgcgacattttttaattaaaaactcgcCTTGTTGTTACGTAACAACAATTTCAAAGGCAACTTTGGAATAgaatcgaagaaaaaagagCTTTTAAATACAGTAGCAATGGATTTCAGTGAATCATGCAATTGAAATGATTAATTGTTGTTCTACGAAGTATCggaaaggaaaaaatagaacaacaatcgaaaagcaattaaaatgcTATGACAAAGCGATATTTATCGATTGAACATCAAAAGCgggtttttttgaattctctcacatttttaacttaacaCTTGAACAAAAAGTCAGTTTTTCTGTCTCATTGAGCAAGCAAAgtgtttgaaaaattcgatGTTTTCTATGAAAACCACACTATTAATTACTGATTAGTAGTCTTCAAGGAGTTTTGTAGGTTTCTTCCGAAAAACTTTCCATGCTGCTTCGTTTCGTTTGAAAACATTGCGTGAAACTTCATTTGAATGGCAATGGAAACTGCTGCGTTACTCAGTAACATCACACATGTGATCTTTTTGCTTCAGGGATGTTCAACTAAATGTTcctgttacaaaaaaaaatgttgaaaaaaaattttacaaattatttttttatctcattttgtactttttacaaatttcatcaaggaaaaaatttaaaaaaattttttttttcaaaattttgaattttatgcgattttaacattttttaaattataaaaataattaaaatttattatttattaatttattaaatttggtattaattaattaaaaaaaattattaaaacttaatttaattttaaaattaattatttttaaaaaaattatttttaaaaaattttaattttttttttaaattattatttaatttaaattaattatttttttattattaaaaattttttttctaaaatcagaaaaaaattaaaagttgaagagcattgcaaattttgttacaaaaagcAACACTTAACAACATCtaatttgtcaaataatttttgtatttattgatatttatttagctTCAAGAACTACATACATACAAAAACAAGCATAAATGATTTATTACAAACACAAatagcaacaacaacgacacaaAGTCACTCGGAGCAAAGTCAGgtacgaagaattttttttcttgtatgcAAAAACAATGAGACCATAAAACATTGATATGGTGTTAATTTATGTCTTTATTACAGtctaaaatacaaatttttttgttgttcgaaCATAATTCCATCTTATATGCACGTTTCGTTCAGGTCCAACAGCTTTTTCTTCTGAAACACATTTTCggagaaaaaaactttgtttcgtaatatttttttgtgtcgaacaaaaatggtcaataaaaaaatcaaggagaaaCAGTAAGAAACCATTTTATGACGCTTATGACAAATAAATTATGGCCAATTAGTAGTCGCTTTTATTATCAAACAATCCCTCAAtggaaaagtcaataaaatcctttttcgGGAATTTCGGTTTTCCGGAAGTGAATTGCCGTTACTTGCGCCGccgttaaatttaataattcattttttcgatttcCGATCAAACATTCTTttgatattcataaaaaaaaaatttcgaaaaataatatgagGCGCGAATTGTGTGAACTGAACTAAATAAGCACAgcaggaaattaaaaaaaaaatttttttttttgttcgccgACACaaatgattttcattcatcaaaGTATCAGGATGAAAAGGCACAAAGTTACACGTGATAATGAACTAAACttcatttcagttttttttttttattttttttttattatttattgaaatgaaaagaaatgcCTACACATCGGCCTTTCCTGTGCGCGGAGCAAGTGTTTTATCTCTCCTTTAACGAAAAAAGTCGAAAGAGAAGAAGGCGCAAAGTTTTTATTGACTCATTCCTTAATTTGATTggtgtaaaataattaaaagaaacatttttctatcTATTGTTCAGGCAAGTACCGACACGGCGCAGAATTGAAAAGGTAACTACTgtattttgtttgttgctgCAAAGGAAGGTTTTCTGCCGAGTCATATGAAAGTGATTAATATTTACGAGTAAACGAGTGTTTTCGGGTTCAAAGAAGTTGATGTTAGGAGGGAGTTTTTTGATGATCAGTGAGATTTGGAGAAATTAGAGAAGTTAAAGGAAGCCGAAGTGTTGGGAAAGATCAATGCGGTTCAATAGATGTTGGATTCAGGTAagttatgtttttgttttttaattaattttttgatgacaattttgttttttcttcaaatttcttctatttttcttttaaaaagctactttttatgaaaatagatgaaatacctaaatataattcaaaaaaaattataaaattaattcatttttttttaatatttttattaatttgatttttattaatatttaattttttttaattaaatatttttttaatcacaaaaatttttatatttataaaaaaaataaaaataattctttttaaaaaatataaataaaaaatttaaattaaaaaaaaaattatttttttaaaataaatttcgccaaattttaaaaattttgacctaacaaaaactttatattgattaattcttctttaattaagttattttgtATTCTTCCTCTTAtcagttcattaaaaatttcagataaaatctcaaacaaaattctcacctctttaaaaaaaactaatttatccaattaaaatatttgctttcaaCTTTCCGTCTTCAAATCAACGCCGGTAGTGagattttataagattttcatcattaaattcATCAAGATAAGACACCATGAaacttgtaaataaatttaatgtgctactgaaaattattattagcacCTCGCATAACAACAATTGCCGTTGTTGTAACAAAAGATCTCTAACCTCTAACGTTTGTTTCTTAATGAATAACAGATCTGTAACATCATTGtacttttgatttatttatctactttttttcatttctgtaCTTTTAACGTTTCAAGCGGCTTTGATTGTTTGAGATATGGATCTATTGCTTacctattaaaatttaatgaattaataacgCGGTTAACGAATGTTATCGTGGgaggtaaaatataaaattttcttatatttaagatttaatcgaaaaaaaactaatttttcgaaattttaaaataaaattattaaaattaaaaatttaaataattaaaattaaaaaaatatatatatattaaagatgaattataaaatattacaaaaatatgatagataataaatttttgtataaaacaaaaaatcataataaatagatagattataaaatttaattaaaaataataaattattatttaatttatttttttcaattatttttaataaaatttttgacaaaataaaaatataaaaaatatttaaagaatatattttatgaatattttttattaatattaaaaataaatttgataaaaatcttcaataaattcagaaatattaaaaattatatatttttgtaaaaaaataattataacttAATTCatatgaaacaattttttctttttattttcgtttccttctttttttaaacaaaaacttttaattttataactttttttgatgttcgagtaaaaaaatatataacaaaGCTATAAATGTTATTTCCTTGTAGAACGTGTGTATCTTACCTTATCGCTCTTGTTACGCAATTCGACACTCATTTCCTCAATTGACCATCGTTTCATTCATCATCCATCATTTACGACTTCACTCTTGTAAAACAATTCCGCGtgtcacatttttattgttcttctACCTTTTTCTACGTCTCTCGATTGTTTTTTCGCATTAAGACATAAAAACTTGCCTATCAGCAACTTTATGGTTTCTTGTTCGCGCAAAAAAATAGCACGcgttctaataaaaatatttttttttttcaaatctttgttTTAAAGTGAATGTTTCGTTAAgcattttatttgaacaaaaaaaaacatccaatcccgtaaaaataaatttttatagactttcattaaaaatacaaaaaatttgtataatcaTGCGGTAGCAATCTCGTCACGCCTATTTGCTTTTCAATCCTTCATTGTAACCAAATATTCCGTTCTCATGTACATTGTTGAAAAAACgttgaatgaaataaataaaaaaaaaatgttataaaatggTAGAAACAAAGTCTTCGTCGTTTGATCAATACATGCACGTCACacagaagaggaaaaaaagcaattttataacaaatgaTAGACGATCGACGACGACCGACGACATAttgtatacttttttttccatccgATTCGtcattgatgatttttttctttacagttGATCGAACATCAAAATGTGGGCCAAACTCGCCGACGAAGAGTCAAAGTTGCTGAGGAAGTCGAGATACCGAAATTTGTATTGTTTTGCACATCTCCAAAGACGAATTACCGAAATTATTGACATTGATGTGAATTCTCCACACAACTGCTCATTGCTGATAATCAGTAAATAAATAGTCGTAAAAAGCACTTTACGCTTGATTATTGCTTTGATCCTTTTGTTCGAAcaatggaattaaaaaaagacgaagatCACCCGGTAAGGCGTTCGTTGACAACTTTGTTTCtgataaacacaaaaaaaagaagaagaagaaaaaacaaataaaaattgtggatGAAGTGAAAatagaaacaaacaaacaaatgctCTTTGTTACCTTTTGTTCGTTATTGtcctttttttgtcgtctttttTGCCTCTTTCGTTTCGAATTAACATGTAAAATGATGGATCTCCTTTCGTCACATTAGATTCATAAACGATAGAGAGATGCCCGACAGGAGATCTTGTAAGCTGAGAGAATTTGGCACGCAGTGGGTGTTACAACATgacaatattttgtaaatatgtgtgataatttcttgaaaatattttttcttttcctcctttttctctttttttttcaggacaaaaactttcaaaacgaagatgaagaagaaaaaaggaaaggAACTCATGACCTtcgatttatttgaatatgtcATGCATGATAATAACCTACTAAAgaagttttcttttgtttcgcaGTTTTCAAACGGTCCTCTGAAGATGCGTTTCTTGCTAAGGGATGACATTTTATAAAGCATGGCGAATTTTGGcgtcttttgtttgttgtacAATTTGAAGTTTcaggttgatttttttctttaaaagtcaagtttttgagttttaaaagatctgaagtgaaaaaaatatatgaacttaaagtttttgtagtcgaaattgatataaaaatgaaataaaaacagcTATATTGAACTTATAGAGCTCGTACAGAAACGAAGCTCCGCCTATATGATGATTGTTAATGATTATTACTCCTACTCAAGTTATAAAAAGATAATGATGATCATTTtggataaattatattaacatTGTATGTTGATTTTCATAATGAATTCTGtggatttttatacaaaatataagttttttttataatttctcattttaacattttttacatgaaaattgttcgaagtaaagagaattaaaatttgaacatgttttgagataaaaattaaaagtttaaaaactgctttatttttcattttgattaaatattttattaaattgaatttaactaaaattaaataattcatttaatttaattaaataattaaaaatatgtcaaaaagtcttttataagaaaatgtattaatttttggtactaaaaaattattattttttttctaatttttttttcaaaatttatttattgaatttcagtataaatttttattaaaataattataaaaattatataataaatattaaattaattaaattaaaaaaaattattattttcgaaaaatcccTCCTCggttattttcttcaaaaattccaaACCAAAAAGtgcttgtttttaaatataaaaaattacaaaatacgacattgtaaaaaattaaaaatatgatattataaaaatatatgaaatatttaataatattaacatatttatgtatttatgaaaataataaattaaagttaaagtttaaattaaaattaaaaagttaaagttttaagttttcttaaaCATACAAACctataaagaaatatttcaacttaCCTCGGGAAAAAAGGTTTAACGAGCAACAAAATTGATAATATTTCCTCTATTTTCtacattttcatataaaattttctatatgagtataatatttattattatttttttttttttttatttaaattgaaattttaattatttataatttttttttctttagatttCGTATAGAATCATGAAATATTATAACAACatgttaaaatatgaaaatttttcaaaaaaaaataaaaatatatttaacgttcgaaattttcaaatttttgtctgaatcgtcaaaaagctaaaatctctcaatatattttaaaattttattccgaACCTTCACTTGTTGTTGACATTTGCTCATTGTTTTGGTTTTGTCTTATTGGAACGTCTTcccttttttttaactttaaatccaaaattacGGTAAAAAGTGTGAATAAAAATGGCAAGTGTTCCTtcaacgacgacgtcgacgtcTTCAGACAACAAAACTTTGTACGAGAGATTCGTCAACTACATGGAAAGAAACACCAAAGGAGttgaggtaaaaaaattgatttgacgaccttgattttcatttcgtcgcctatttttaacgtttattGCATAAATTGGAACTACGTTTGAtctatttttaactcaatttctcttttatttcgaCGTCATCCGTAGATTGGGGTTTACGCTACTTCGGGTCTTCTCTTCGCCGTGGCTTATTACAAAATTAGACCGGTAAGTGATGAACTTTGACCTTCATTATCAGCTGCTAACGTCACTTTTTTCACAGATCACAAAGTTTTGTAAGCCATCCGATATTCCGAGACATTTTATCAAGAATCGCCTTCCGCAGAACGGAAAAGTTGTTCGTTTGGAGCCGTCGCTCACGGAAGGTCCCTTATTGCGTGTGAGTCACAAACCTCTCGTCAACATCTTTTTCGCTTCAAAGAAAACATTGCCTGTGAAAATTGCCGGAATTGAACTCAATTCAAACGGTTATTCGTGGCTCCAATCGATCGTTTGCAatcaaaatgtcaaatttatcCCGTTGACACGTGAAGGCGTCGCTGCCGAATGCCAAGTACTCTTGCTCGATGCGAAAAATCCCTCGAAACAGCCAATTGATGTAGCAAAAGCTCTTCTTTCGCTCGGCTTTGCGAAACTCGAACCGACTTTCAGATGCGATGTGTGGCATAAGGAATCCTTGGAATATTatgaaattctgaaaaatgcTCAGAAAAAGGCAAAATCACGTCGTAATGGATTGTGGTATGAGGCATTACCGCAACCCGCAATACACGAACGTTTGATGCGGAATTTATGGCAGTACGTTACGATGAGTCTCACTCCGCAACATAAGAGACTTCCCGAATtgatacgataaaaaaaaattgtgtgaatcAAAGTGACCTTTCAGATACTTAGCATTTAGATTAGCATcgcaaaatatgtttttaaccATGGAATGCGCAAAATTGTTGATAACctgttaaaaaactttttaaaaattgatgaaataaaaataaaacatgaattcataaattctttattggattttttcttttagtacttttttttaaaggtagtCACAAACTTTTATTCTATTATtactgtatttttatttaaatatatagcaaagttaaagtatttttcatctttaaactttataatatatatataatttttgtaataattaacGATAAGAATAGTAAGACATCCCTCcaacattgaaaaaagttatcattaatatttaatattatagactaaaatgtttaaacacttgatttattattattatcttttgatttttttctgttaatctttttttttattagaaatggtcttttaattaatgataaaaagaatttaacgACTCTATGTAAAAAGAAAGCTTCAAATACTAATGATAAGCTCCAATACGATTTATCGCATctaaaactattaatttttattcattatattattatacaaaaaacatcCATAACtctaatatttttggttttgttttatatattttaatgtaactttagaaaaaaataaac
The sequence above is drawn from the Culicoides brevitarsis isolate CSIRO-B50_1 chromosome 1, AGI_CSIRO_Cbre_v1, whole genome shotgun sequence genome and encodes:
- the LOC134837014 gene encoding protein C3orf33, which encodes MASVPSTTTSTSSDNKTLYERFVNYMERNTKGVEIGVYATSGLLFAVAYYKIRPITKFCKPSDIPRHFIKNRLPQNGKVVRLEPSLTEGPLLRVSHKPLVNIFFASKKTLPVKIAGIELNSNGYSWLQSIVCNQNVKFIPLTREGVAAECQVLLLDAKNPSKQPIDVAKALLSLGFAKLEPTFRCDVWHKESLEYYEILKNAQKKAKSRRNGLWYEALPQPAIHERLMRNLWQYVTMSLTPQHKRLPELIR
- the LOC134837934 gene encoding potassium/sodium hyperpolarization-activated cyclic nucleotide-gated channel 1-like, translated to MSLRDDQFFHKCELTRTRDDNFELRYSRLRRNFIKIYSVNPNLGVTQHYLKSKALIREEKKRHVTQFWMTIHPFSSLTLIWDSFMIIVLTIAYFRLPFMFFDYLKYYRSSIDDLNILFVTNCFYLMDIVFRLFQGTVKEDENVSKIELHLGRCFLLYLKGTLIFDVLSTIPFLIIRFCDTPDSNDLLQTTFRFMALLKLFRIYDYQNYLRRFLEYINVNDNKSDMILFFVSTFTVFHQFVGLQLLPGIIAIKFFNFEPQNFWYEDKNFRDRTLLSQFIVCKYRAISTLFGTGFMDFQPRNVFDKAFLTFMMVFGCFTRCVLFVKLLVKLKCMQYHRYKYEEIMNQIHKYVRHKKLPTKIHEKFRKFYDFHYRGSYFPEEKVESCVSEQLKQDILMHNTRVLTEKVSFLANLPSTVFQTIVSCLHREVVLEGEVIASCGEVGDAMYFIASGTLVLLSPSGIELGHVSDGSFFGAATLVLENERRTITCVALETCELYRLDREDFNRVILPNSALLQEIERTAIERYDHMRFVEQQFRRRTSTPEPFEVFSMPSDTEYEGLIRSPWASTSHNRHSTIAGSGTK